The DNA sequence GGACGTCGAGGATGCAGAGCTCGGGCGCCTCGGCGTCCACCGCCTCGGCGAGACCGTTCGTGTCGGGGAGGGCCGCGACCACGGTGTGGCCGGCGTCCTCCAGCAGCCGCACGAGACCTTCGCGGAGCAGGACCGAGTCCTCGCAGATCAGGATGCGCATGGCACGTTCACCTCCAGGCTGGTCGGTCCACCGGCGGGGCTGTCGAGACGGAACGTGCCGCCGGCGGCGAGGATGCGGTTGGCGATGCCGTCGAGGCCGCCGCCCGGCTGCACCTGCGCGCCGCCCATGCCGTTGTCCTCGACCCGGGCCCAGAGCACACCGCCCTCGCGCAGTCGCACGGTCACGCGGGCCTCGCTCGCACGGGAGTGCTTCGCGGCATTGGTCAGCGACTCGGCGATCGAGAAGTACACGGCTGCCTCGGCCTCGCGGCTGCAGCGCCCGTCCATGCGCACGTCGAGCTGCACGGGGATGTGCGATCTGCCGGCCAGCGCCGACAGGGCGGCGTCGAGACCGCGGTCGTCGAGGACCGAGGCGTGGATTCCGCGCGCCAGCTGCCGAAGCTCGGTGATCGCCGCCTTCGTCGAGGTGTGCGCTTCGGTGATGAGCTCCTTCGCGGCATCCGGATCGGTGTCGATCTTCTGCTGCGCGAGTCCGAGCGTCATGCCGACCGAGACGAGTCGCGGCTGGACGCCGTCGTGCAGGTCCCGTTCGATGCGGGTGCGTTCGACGTCGGCGGCACGCACGGCGCCCTCGCGCTGCGCGGTGCTGGTGCGGACGCGCTCGGTGAGCTCGGCCTCCTTCGCGCGGATGACGATCGAGAGCGACAGCACCCGGTGGAGCGCGGCGAGGCCGACCATGCCGAACGTGCAGGCGGCGATGCCCAGGATGCCGACGAGCGGCGCCCAGGGAGCCGTGATGCCCATCCCGCCGAACGGACCCAGGACGGTGCCGGCGCCGACGAGCGGAGCGAAGCAGATGGCGATGGACCAGACGAGGCCCCAAGCCAGGCGCAGCACGATCCAGCCGAGCACGGCCGAGATGGCGAAGTTCGCGATGGCCCGCCACATGCGGCCGTCGATCGCCTGCCGTCCGAGCGCGCGGATCCAGCCCGAGAAGCCTGGGCGGTCGCGGGGACGCCAGCGCAGCGGGGCGATGGGCGTGCGGTAGAGGCCGCTGACTCGCGCGACCTCGAACCAGCCGACGGCGAAGAGCGCGTAGACGAGACCGACGAGCAGGACGACGCCGATGCCGGCGACGAGCAGAAGGCCGAGTCCGGCGCTGAGCAGTCCGGTGAGGGCGCTGAAGATGATCCCGCCGAGCACCCCGACGCCCGCGAGATGGAGGAGCGTGAGGAAGAGACGCAGCGGCGGCTTCGCGGCCGGGGCCTGGGAAGGCGTGGCTGTCTGTGTGGTCATGGTTCCAAAGTACGGGCTCGGTGAACGTGCCGACACCGAGGGATCCCGACACCCCGCTTCCGGTTTTCCCTACTCCGTCGCGCGTCAGCCGCGCGGCGTTCGCTGACATCTGCGATACTGACAAGAAAACAAAACAAAGTACTGGTCTTTGTTTTCTTTTGTGTGAAGGGGATCCCATGCCGTTACGACACCCCGCGCCTCCGTTGGACGATCTGCGAAGGAAGGTGCTCGCGGACTCGGAGCGGGCCAATGCGCTGCTCTTCGCTCCCGCCCTCGACGACTCTCAGTATTACCACTGGGAGCAGCTCCTCCGGCGAGAGCCCCCGGCCGGCCTCACTCACGAGGAGTGGTGGTTTCGGCTGAAGCTGCAGCGGAGCTCCCAGATGCGCACCGTCGCCCTGAGGGCGAAGGACGGATCACGCTTCACGTTCGCCATGACCGACGAACTGCTCCAGCTGACAGAAGAGATCGGTCGACGGTCAGGCGGCAGCGTCGTGGGCGGCGGTGCGGCGATGACGCCGGACGGCCGCGACATGTTCGTCGTCCGGTCCTTGGTCGAAGAGTCCATCACCTCCAGTCAGTTGGAGGGCGCGTCCACGAGCCGCCGCGTCGCCGTGGAGCTTCTCAGTACAGGGCGGGACCCCCGGACGAAGTCCGAGAGAATGATTCTGAACAACTATCGGGCGATGCAGGTGGTGACGGAGTCCGCAGCCGATCCTCTCACCCCGCAGTGGGTCCTCGAACTGCACGCCGTTCTGACCGAGGGGACACTCGATCAACCCTCTGACGCGGGCCGCCTGGAAACGCCCGACCACGCGAGAGTCAGTGTGTGGGCGGGTGAGACACAGGTTCACGTGCCGCCTCCCGCTCGAGAACTCCCGCAACGACTCGCAGAGCTGACGTCGTTCGCGAACGGCGACTCCACGGACTCCCCGTACATTCCGCCTATCGTGCGCTCGATCATCACGCACTTCATGTTCGGCTACGACCACTACTTCGCCGACGGGAACGGGCGTATAGCGAGGACGGCTTTCTACTGGTCGATGCTCCACAACGGGTACTGGCTCGCCGAGTACCTCACGATCTCGAAGATTCTTCGAGCTGCCCCGGGAAAGTACGGAGACAGCTATCAGTACACCGAAGACGACGACAATGATCTGACGTACTTCATCCTCCATCAGCTGCGCGTGATCCAGCGATCTCTGAACGAGCTCGACACCTACATCGCGGCGCGGCACCGCGAGTCGCTTCGCGTGCAGAGCGCACTGAGAGGAGCGGCCCGAGAGTTCAACATGCGGCAGACCCAGATCATCGAGTGGGTCACGAGGGAGTCGCCGCTGGCGATCACCGCGACGGAGATCGCCAATCGGTACCGCGTGTCGACGCAGACCGCGCGCAACGACCTCAGCCACATCGAATCCTTCGGCCTTCTCGAACGAGGGCGGGCCAAGCACCCGATCGCGTGGTCCCCTGTGCCTGATCTCGCCGCGAGACTCTCTCGCCTCGATTGAGAGGCATGTGAGAACCCGTCGCGCGAGAACACGAGAGGGGCGGATGCCGCAGCATCCGCCCCTCTGTTCGTTCGGGCTCCGACCCTGTCGCGCGTCAGTTCGACATGAAGCCGACGAGCAGACCGCCCGTCACCTTCACGGCGAGGTTGTAGATACCGGCGACGACCGCACCGAGGACGGTGAAGACGATCAGGTTGAGGATCGACACGACAGCCGCGAAGGCCATGACCTGCGGGAGACCGGCGATCTCCGAGATCCGCACCGAGTTGTCGGTGATGGTGCTGATGAAGTCGTCGGCCTGGGACAGGATGCCCGTGGCCTGCAGCACGAGGTA is a window from the Microbacterium sp. LWO14-1.2 genome containing:
- a CDS encoding DUF3566 domain-containing protein, giving the protein MSTVADKLAKKSTRKTGGKQVRLRLVYVDFWSAVKLSFLGAVALAIVTMVSFFLIYLVLQATGILSQADDFISTITDNSVRISEIAGLPQVMAFAAVVSILNLIVFTVLGAVVAGIYNLAVKVTGGLLVGFMSN
- a CDS encoding Fic family protein, with translation MLADSERANALLFAPALDDSQYYHWEQLLRREPPAGLTHEEWWFRLKLQRSSQMRTVALRAKDGSRFTFAMTDELLQLTEEIGRRSGGSVVGGGAAMTPDGRDMFVVRSLVEESITSSQLEGASTSRRVAVELLSTGRDPRTKSERMILNNYRAMQVVTESAADPLTPQWVLELHAVLTEGTLDQPSDAGRLETPDHARVSVWAGETQVHVPPPARELPQRLAELTSFANGDSTDSPYIPPIVRSIITHFMFGYDHYFADGNGRIARTAFYWSMLHNGYWLAEYLTISKILRAAPGKYGDSYQYTEDDDNDLTYFILHQLRVIQRSLNELDTYIAARHRESLRVQSALRGAAREFNMRQTQIIEWVTRESPLAITATEIANRYRVSTQTARNDLSHIESFGLLERGRAKHPIAWSPVPDLAARLSRLD
- a CDS encoding histidine kinase, coding for MTTQTATPSQAPAAKPPLRLFLTLLHLAGVGVLGGIIFSALTGLLSAGLGLLLVAGIGVVLLVGLVYALFAVGWFEVARVSGLYRTPIAPLRWRPRDRPGFSGWIRALGRQAIDGRMWRAIANFAISAVLGWIVLRLAWGLVWSIAICFAPLVGAGTVLGPFGGMGITAPWAPLVGILGIAACTFGMVGLAALHRVLSLSIVIRAKEAELTERVRTSTAQREGAVRAADVERTRIERDLHDGVQPRLVSVGMTLGLAQQKIDTDPDAAKELITEAHTSTKAAITELRQLARGIHASVLDDRGLDAALSALAGRSHIPVQLDVRMDGRCSREAEAAVYFSIAESLTNAAKHSRASEARVTVRLREGGVLWARVEDNGMGGAQVQPGGGLDGIANRILAAGGTFRLDSPAGGPTSLEVNVPCAS